The following is a genomic window from Sebastes fasciatus isolate fSebFas1 chromosome 15, fSebFas1.pri, whole genome shotgun sequence.
TGGAGGACAACGGTCGCGCTCATTTCCTTAACCAAGTGTAGGCTGGACTTGAACGCACCAAGGACTGGACTTTTCCAGACACAAGACACCCAGCACCTCTGGgcctcacactcactcacacacacacacacacacacacactcacacacacacactcacgcaaacacacacacacacacacacacacacacacacacacacacataaacacacgcacacaaatttGAAACAAGAGGCACCACTCCTAGAGCTCAGTTTAACTGTGGCTCTCATTGTTCTTTGAATTAAATATCGGTTCCTCAAATTAAATGGAAGTACTTGAATGTGTCTTATATCAAACGTGGATCGCTTTATTAGTGAAAACTGTATCCTCTGAACGAAAATATGAACGTATTTATGATATTTGGTTTTGCTTAGTGGTCTGGCTTGACATCAGGCCTTGTGTTGACCTCTGGGTCATGAGTTCTTACTGGCTGGCTAGTTGTtgtctgtggtgtgtgtgtgtggtgctcaGGGCTAGTACGCCATGCTTCACTTCTTTTCTCTCAACCTCTGTTTAACTTAAATCAGACTTCATATGAATTTCCCAGAGATGGAATGAAAAGAATCCGCAATACTAGAGGACAGAGGAGGCTTCCTGGAAACTGGGTCAACAAGTATCACAACATATCAACAACTAGCAACTTATTTTAGATATAtagaaaattaataaaactAGGTTTGAAAACCTTAATTTAGATTTCAGCCAACAAAAATCAACCCTCTGTCAGCACTTATGAAACAGAAGCAGAGTTTAACAGTAGACATATTTAAAGGTTGATATTTTAGGAAATACACGTAGTCGCTTTCTTGGCCAGAGTTAGATGCATAGACTGTTTTATAAAGATGAACGACacttctccacttcctcccactgtacaaaagtgaagccaaaatatcggCCATCTTGAGATTTCCTTCTCGACACCAATAACTTGTGGTATCGACTGATACTGGCTACTGATCCGATATCAgcgtgattaaaaaaaatatatatatattgttagcGGCAAAGAAAAATTGATTCCCGGTTAAACAAGTAGATTTTTTTcagggttaataaattatagtatcggatcggtgcgTAGAGTGGCGTACTCGCCGGTACTCGATCCCGAACTTTGGGCAGCATCGGACGCATTTCCCATACTGGtgtcggtatcggaacaactctagcctgcgcagtagtgatcgggcagTGGAGCCGCACTATCGAAGTCCCGCCCATACACCCACAGGAACCAATAGCGAGCCGCAGCTTGTCAGCTAGAGAGAATTACAGCTGCCGATCATGACGTCACACCCCcttttttttatagcatcaagtACTTAATTAAAACCAGAAAAATGCTTGAACATTCATCAgagtgataagaactacctataATGAAAGAAACCATCTCTGTGAGctatactgcaaccagccaccagggggcaattaagatgttttggcttcacttttggggagctgtcatgtcgtccatttttatatacagtctatggttagatgagaaaatcatccccgtttccagtctttattctAAGTTAGGCTGAGCTTAGCTAACCTCTCTTAGCTGTAGCTTCGTATTTaacggacagatatgagagttgTATTTGAAATTATCATCTAACTCTTAGCAAGAAAGCAAACTTTCCAAAATGTTTGAACCAATTTCTGTACTGGTTatgaaagaataataataatgatgtattGCTTCATGCCAGCCTGTTGGTTAGCTAATCACAGCACCAGGTCAACTATCACTCTTATTTAACTGGTGACGCATCCAGCAGAAGCACTCAATTGTTATATCCTGAATGTGGCTAATattagtgcacacacacagttttccaGTAATCAGCCCATGGTTGCTAGGAGAATTGTGACGCAACACACAGAGCATCTACATAAATCTCCAGAACGAGAACGACGACATTGAGCACAAAGTCGTTCAGGTGTCGAGCTTGTTAATCCTGCTTCGAGGAATACTCTTCTGGCGTCTCGTGTTTTCAGATAGCCCTGGTGTAGCAAATTGAGCCTTAATGTGTGAATCTAGGAATTTAAAACACGCCGGATATCTCATGATGTTTCCTCTCATCTCGACAGTCGCCATTTATCTTCACGTGTTGGGGATTTGCCTGGCGTGAGCAGCATTCATTCTTTCTATTTTCAGAGGACTAATGTGATCACAGTTTCTCTGCCATCTTTGTATTTCTTCTAATGGAGTAATAAATGACTCTTCTGTAGCTCTGTGTGGGCCCAGTTTGTCCTTGGATAGTTTGTTGATCTTAATTCACCAGGCTTTTATTACTAGAAATGTTTATCTGTGTACCTGAGTGAGCCTTAATGCTTTTTTAAACTTAGTGGAATACAATGGTGGCCTAAACTGCATTTgaaatattaacattattagtttACTTCAAGCTACACTAGTATGAATATATCTGTAAACCTTAAACTTCATAAAGTTACAATGAAGTGTAACAGGACTGGGCGGAGGACAGGGAAAATAGTGGAAGTGTGGCAATTAAAGACAGAGTCAGCTTAACGGTCAACAGGGTATTAATTTCCCCTTTAAAGTCtcacaaaaacaacagaaagtcTAGCTCCATCATATAACAAAGGTTCACCTGAGAGATCTAGAGGAGAAGAGACTGAGAGCTCCTCACTCACAGCATGTGCCACATCAAATGAACTCTGCTCACTGTCATTAATTCTCCCCTGATGAGATCAGCTCCAAATGTGTGGCTCCGCACACCTCCCAACTCTCTCAAATGGGAGTGGGTGGAGCCCCTTACACGAGGTTCTCTGGTCCCATAAACATACATGGTTCTAGTAGAGGCCCATAAATATGCCTTCATTCAAAATTTTTGCCTATTCAGTATTTAGTCTACAGTGACTAACACAAGATAAGGCATGCCATGGACAGAGGTTGGTGGGTAGTTTCAATGCAAACAGCTGTGATTCAGCAGAAAGTAAATACTCCATAAACTGTTGTGACATTATAAATCTGGACCACCATACTGTAGCACATCAATGGACAATGGTGCAAACTTgggaagtctttttttttatggcagCCATTTCGACTTGATATAATAGATATTACCAGTTTGTGGGGCgaattcacaaagaatggattgCGGCCGCTGATATAGCACTATGAATTGCGCATCATTCACAACCGCTATCTGCCCCGTTGCAAGGTCCGATTCACGAAAGATATTGCGGTAATGATATTTACAGCACAAACAAAGTTTTGCAGCTGAGtgcaattttcccttttttttgcgTTGGAGGGGGAGaaataatgtattcatttatataATCTGATcttttcattatgtttttttctctcatgtattttaaaaaataacatgtaGGGGAGCTTTACTCATTTATTTCCATGACACAAAATGTTACCGCATCTcccaaaataaaagtttgaGCGGACCATAACGAGGCCTTCACCTGGCTACAATCACTGGAACCGGCTGGAAAAGTCTGGGCGTGACACCCCGTATAAATGCGCTTTAGTTACCACCAACTCTCAGAAGACGccaataatttcactgtaactgcaTGTGGCTATCAGCGCTGTTCTTTTtgaattggactgtttttgcaatgaggctcatttgcatagaaaggggCCAATTTTGCGCCAAATGTCTACACGTTAACTAACTTAAATATGCCCAAAAAACACAGGTGCACCAAGACCCTATTTGCTTGGCAGCGCAGTTAAGGGTGCATTTCACCATTTGCGGGTCGCTTTGTGAATTAAGCGGTTTCTTGTTGccttatttgtgcaggtttagcggCCGCAACAGCCGCGTATGTTTTTGTGAATTAGCCCTTCAGTGTGCAAAACTCAAAATGCAAAAAGCAAAACTGATTGGCTAAATTTCTTAACTTAAAATTAAACACAAAATGCTGTCCTTACATAAATTGTGAAAAACACTAAATCACATCACACATGTTCAGTCCTCACAATACAGAAACCTCACCTCATATCCACTAAAAGGAATGGAGCCATCCTTGATGTTATTGATTgcacttttgtttttctgccaTGACACAAAATATGTACTTTCAAAAAGGCTTTTTGAAAATCAgaaatagttttaaaaaagtgaattaaGCCCATCAAACTAAAAAAGCTCACGGTCCTTTGAGCCGTCCATTGCAATAGTATGTGCCCTCCTTATTGTCCTTGTGCAAGAATCCTTCACATGTTTGCCTCACAGACAGCAGACCGGTCTTCATCACCACAGAAATACTGCGGAGGAAAAAATAACGTTCTGCTTCTGGGTTTCAGCTATAGAGGAGCATGAACTGAGCTGTTGGGAAACATGTTTTACCTAACCGAGGGTGACATCGCTGAGTACACGCCGTCGTAGTAATTCTCTCAAGTCTGCTTCGGTTTGAgtcaacatttttggaaaataaaGCGCATCACCCAAGCTTGGAGAGACACCAAAACTTAACTTGACAGACTAAAACCAGCCTTGTTCTCAAATCCTACAGGGAGAATAGCCAAGGGTATTTTTTTGCAAGTGTTTGAGCAAGCTAGTTTTACTTTATCTGCGGTGTCTTCAACACGAACAACTTCATCCGGCCTTGATGTCCAAGCTGCTATCAAAAAGAACCACTCAAAAAATATCCTCATCGATTAACTGCCTTCCAACACTGATGCCATTTGGTTGTTGTGTGGTTGTATTACCTTATTATTCATGCCATCTAGATCAAagaatatttcacaataatctTGTTTTGGTTCCTCTTGGTTTTTTCCCTTCCTTCTCTGTGTATGCGTGTTCCTTCGGGGGGGCGTAGCGCCGATCAAAGAGGTGTCTGACTGTATTgttcaaataaaaaacacttcAACGGGGAATTGAAAGATGATTTATTAAACTGAGCAGGGTAAACGTGGAGTGAGATCATGGTTTCCTGTGCTCCTCTGCTGTCTAGAACTGAAGGACGACGCGAatgctgtaaaattaaaaattggattagattgtgttttttttttaaggcttaaaatacatttctgacaGAAGAAAGACCTCATGGTTGCACATTATTATGAAAtcctatctcacacacacacgtcatcaCATCTCAGCTTTGTGCTCAACAGAGGGCAGCAGTGACGCATAACATCtttaacagacaaaaaaacCCAGAGGGACACTAGATCACACTACGCACATTAAGTCATGTCGAGGGCTTACCATTTCCCAGCATGCATGAGATCAAAACCATCAGTGATCTTCACAAAGGGCAGAGTGTGAGTCACAAATTCATCCACTTTCAGCTTCTTGTTCATGTACTCCTCCACCAGTTTGGGAACACTGTCGACACTCTTGTATCCTGGGAAAAAGTGTAAATGGGATCATTAAAGTAGAGGAATGTAGTGTATTTCGTCAAGTGGTTGCACAGGATTTAAATTTTTAGTCTATACATACAGGGACGCACAGTTAATTTATCAAAACCAAGTGTTTACAAAGTACAAGTGTGCATATGTGAGTAGAGCTATTAGTCAGTGTAACATGAGACCTGAATCAAACTCCTTTCATTTGACAAAAGAGcgttctttttttaaaagggtAAGATGTTTTGTTCATGTGAAAGAAGATATCCAGTTTATAGAAGTTAAATAAAGTGGAAAAACTGAGGAATAATTGTTCTGCAGTAATTCTACACCTAAACATTTTTCTTCAGTCAACCATGAGTAAATTGCTTGTGTAACAGCCTGGCTTCAAGCCAGAGTCACAAAGCACTTATTGTAGAAAATTAATGACCGGTTTGCTCTGTGCTGTGTGTGCTCATTATGGGGAGTGTATctatgttcccagggttctATGCTCCCCAGCTCAATATCCtcttaaaggcacagtgtgtatagcatttaggggggatctattggcataaatgggatataatatcaataagtatgttttctttagtgtgtaatcaccggaaaaataagagttgttgtgttttagtcaccttagaatgagacatttatatctacatagggggtcctctcttcacggagtctgctatgttgcaccaccatgttgctacagtagcccagaagtgacaaaccaaactctggcttaAGAGGTGGTTGAGTAAtttatggttaaggttaggcattgacctcaaatggttaaggttaggcgttgaccatgaatggttaaggttaggttttgaccttgaatggttatggttaggcattgaccccaaattgttaaggttaggcaacgACCTCAAATAGTTACGGTTatggcattgaccttgaatggtaaACGTTAGGCATCAACCtagaatggttaaggttatggCATTgactcaaatagttaaggttatgacattgaccttgaatggttaaggttatggcattgaccttgaatggttaaggttatggCATTGACCtagaatggttaaggttatggcttcgaccttgaatggttaaggttatggcattgaccttgaatggttaaggttatgaCATTGACCTCGAAGGTTAAAGGTTatggcattgaccttgaatgattAAGGTTATGACATTGACCTTGAAGGGTTAAGGTTatggcattgaccttgaatggttaaggttatggCATTGACGTagaatggttaagattaggcattgactcaaatagttaaggttatgGCATTGACTTTGAATGATTAAGGTTATGACATTGACCTTGACTGGCTAAGGTTATGGCATTgccctcgaatggttaaggttatataggttgtcgggcagcaAGTCTCCCGAGAGTTTTCGCAATTTGTAGGTAACCATCTAGACACGACCTTGTTACCTCCAAAAGCAGTGCCTCTCCAGGTGCGACCGGTCACCAGCTGGAAGGGCCGGGTGGAGATCTCTTGCCCGGCTGCTGCCACCCCGATGATTACGCTGGTGCCCCATCCTTTATGGCAGGCCTCCAGGGCTGCCCTCTGTCACCAAGAGACAATATCAGGACAGTATCACATCAACCTGATCCAACCAGCACCTGACCACCACCACAATCTCTCTCTAATACATCTGGACATTGCTCGATTGTGTTGATCATACATTTATTCTAACCCATACTAAATTACTTGTAATTTTATGGAATAAAAGTATTTAAATGTATACCTACTGTACAACAAATAGATTGTCATTATTCTAAAAAATACAGGTCTATTAAGCCATATTATCATTATAAGGTTCATGCGGTTATTCAGCATGCAGAGATGAATTACTTAGAAGCCCACAGGAGCTTAATAATAATGGGATTATTTCCCCGCTCACCATGATAGCCACGTTGCCCACACATTCAAAGGAGTAGTCCACGCCTCCATCTGTCATCTCCACCAGGACCTCTTGGATTGGCTTGCTGTGGTCCTTTGGGTTCACCACGTCTGTGGCACCGAACTCTCGAGCAGTTTTAAACTTATCGGGGTTGAGATCGACTCCAATAATCCTGGCGGCCCCGGCTGCTTTACAGCCCATGATTGCTGCAAGGCCCAGAGCTCCCAGGCCGAACACTGCACAGGTTGAGCCGGCCTCCACCTGCAGGATGAGGGACACGAGAGGCAAATACAGGTCAGCACATTTCTGTGGCTATTAATGAAACAGTACACAGCAGGGAAAATAAGATTGATGTCGAATAGAATACCATAAATCAATGCTACATAATGATTAGGAAAGGGTCCAACACATTTGTTTCCACTGGCACCATTTACATATTGTAGGTACATGCTGGCTTATAACCAATAACTGAACATATTAAACCCATATTAAAAATGATCCCAACAGCTCTGTGAGGATGTACCTAGGCACATGGGTGCTTTGACCTAATTGCTAACATCAGTGTGCTaatatgctcacaatgacaatgtaaCATGCTTAGTTGGTATAATATTTAGCATGTTCATCATCTTAGTTTAgagtgttagcatgttaacatttctTAATAAGCTCTAAACTCAaagcacagctgaggctgatgggaatgtcattagttttgcagatatttggtcataaatcaaagtattgcACAAATGAAGATTTTGACCTGACGATTGTgttagatgaaaagttaagggatcaccaaagttatgaCAAACCAGATATCATGGCAATCAATCCCATAGTTTTGGAGACATTGAGCTTAAAATCACAAATGTAACCTCATGGTGTCTCTAAAATCAACAGTCATTATAATACATATTCTGGGGACCATGAACGTCTGTACTTAATGTTTGTGCCAATTCATCTAGTAGATGTTAAGATTATTCACTGGGTAAGTGAAAGTTTGTCGTGCTGGTGGCACTAGAGAAAAAGTCAAGGGATTACCAAAATCAGTAGGCtccatcctctgggaaccatgaatgtcacTATTAAATTTCATGGCAAGGCGTTTAataattgttgagatattttagaaTGGAACAAAGTGTTGGACCGACTGACTGAcccgacattgccatccctagagccatgctgcTGGGGTGGCAACAAAAATACACCCACGCTATCTTATGTTTAAGTCTACTTAACATCTAAAGAGAATATAAACCTGATTGTTGATTTCTCCTCTGCCTTCCACACAAGCCTTCAGGCTGGTGGCTAAACCGTGGATTGTGCACAGCATGCTGGGAAGTATCATTGATTTTTGGACCAACAGATGCTCATGCATTGTACAGCACAGCTCTACTCAACCTGACTAGctcttttttggttttccattagTGAAAGTTGTGGATAATATCTGGTACCTGGTACTTTTTTTTGGTACCACCTTGGTCGATACTAGAAGGTGCAGTTAAAACACAGCAGACCTCTGATAGCCAATGAAACACGGGACATCTTGCACAAACCTAccatttttaaatagccaagctacCGTCAATAGCGTACAAAATTGTTTTATTCACTCAACCCAGACTATTAAATTGGAGACCTGCAAAACCGCGTCGTACACTACGTCGTACACTACGTCGTACACTACGTCGTACACTACGTCGTACACAACGGCGTACACTACGGCGTACACTACGGCGTACACTACGGCGTACACTACGGCGTATACTACGGCGTATACTACGCAGGctgttcccaacctattttccttgaagcccccctacttgtatctaagaaaagctgagcctCCTTTCTTATTTtggtcaaataaatgtaatttatggtgttgttagattgctgaCATAGACCTCCCCGTTAATACCGGTGCGTGTCTCGCTTTGTGTGCGTCAagtttttgactgcagtgaaaatgttgtttttgaaaggctaaatgccaacaaatatagattgaatattttgttagattttgCTACTCAGCAGCAAAGaaacatatatttttacatAGTTTTATACCCAGACTTTTGTATAGATTATCCAGCAAGTGTGTTATTaggattttagttatacatgagcagatctaattttgacaacctcagagcagacaaatcctgccgcaccccctgtgatctatGGCACCCCTCTAAGGggggcccggaccccaggttgggaatcactgcACTCCGCCGTACAATTGACGAAGTGCAGATGTTCACCTGTTTGGTTGTCGATGAAACGAATCAGCGAGTGTCGTGTTGAAGATGTCATGGCAGTTTCATGTGGTGTCGCTATGGTGATCAGCTGAGAATACcgcctacactgagggggtaCTATCTGATACGACATAGAGAAAAGGATCTAGTACAAAAAGGGATTTGAGTTGGGTTGATGAGTCATAAGAGTAAAGGTAAATTGTTCTTTACCCACCTCTCAGAGAATAGAAGAGAATGACTATCAGTGACTGACTGTGATGTCTGATCGTAGCACAGTGACATTAGGGGCGGCAGACTCACCTTGGCGGTGTTTAGAGCTGCTCCATAACCAGTGGTGATGCCACAGCCCAGCAGACACACCTTGTCCAGGGGCGCCCTGTGGTCCACTTTAGCCAGGGAGATCTCAGCCACCACCGTGTACTCAGAGAATGTGCTACAGCCCATGAAGTGGAAGAGGCTCTTGCCTTTGCAGGAAAAGCGGCTTGTCCCGTCTGGCATCAAGCCTTTGCCCTGAGTGAGCCTGGAGAACAAGACACAAGCGCAGATCTGACAGCTGATGAGCTGCACAAGGCATGATTCTTATGTTAGAAGCTGATCTGCACATTTGCGCATCATTTACCTGATCTTTTGACACAAGTTGGTTTTGGGATTCTTACAGAACTTGCACTCTCTACACTGTGGGATATACAAGGGTATGACTGTGTCCCctgaaacaaaaaacagcatgttATGTTTGAGATTTTAAATGACATGCAGCAATCTTTaatgaagagaggagaagagagggagaaccTGGTTGAAACTTGGTGACTCCCTCTCCGACGCTCTCCACGATGCCGGCTCCCTCGTGGCCCAGCACTACAGGGAAAACTCCCTCAGGGTCAGAGCCACTTAGTGTGTAGGAGTCAGTGTGACAGATCCCTGTGGCCACAATCTGAAATAAAGGACTTTGATCTGATCCATGCTCAATCCATTCGACATGCTCTTATCTGAAGGCTGCTGTAATATGGGGAAATCAATCAGTTCATGAATCGAATGTTATTGGTAATTATTTAAATCCTCCACTTAGTATTGTAGTATCGCTGATTTTTGGAAATTTCTTTGAGTAAGGGTTATATTACTGTTGCatagattgtattaaaataaagtGCAGATCTTTCTTTTTCACGGTAAATTATGAATAGCCTACTTTCTTttacaacatacagtacaaccAGAAATAACTAAAGGTGCAAAGTACAAGTGGTGTTGGACTTTACATACACTAAATGAGAAAAAACTGACAGCAGATAAGCTTTGTAAGATAAATTGGTCATCAGttgtagattattttctcgacaaccgttcatccgatcgacttcacactaGGTGGGTGTATTGGCGAGGACCCAAGGAAGTACAGTGTTGACTGCAAGCTCTTGAGATCTATgggacatatttattattagtgtGTGTAGTATAATGAGAGGGTACCCCTATTAACTGTCACCGTAGACATATCACTGTGAAGTCATccatttgtttgtggactgctgttttgaaacctcgagtttggcattttggccgttgccatcttggtttttggtcttcaccgtgttgtttttttgcaaccagaagtgacacgaaagggtggagctaagtacaaccgaacgctgaataagacatttttaggcgattaactttcatgaacaactcccagaccggacaacgctgtgggaGCGACCTACCTGTCAAtcccaaggtagccacgcctttAGGTAGCACGTAAAGCATaccttgctttatggtctatttgactctaaatgggaccataatttactaaatgaacatgctgtattgaagaagacttgaaactagcgactgagaccataaactcatgtttacaatgtttactgaggtaataaatcaagtgagaagaaaggtcattttctcatagacttctatacaatcagacttctttttgcaaccagatgagtcgccccctgctggctgttagaaagaatgcaagtttaaggcacatccgcattggcttcacttctcagacccggaggttgcccatgCACTGACTGTTACAGACAGCATGCGGGGTACAGCTCGCTCTCCGTCAATGTTTATGTGAGCTTTTGCACCGAAATGATGAATATACTCTAGCATTATAGGGGATGCAACTATGGCAGGTGTATCAAGCCTCGGTTATACTCCCAAACTGAGGCATACACGGACAGCTGAGACGGACAGCTGAGGCGGACAGCTGCGAAAACCACGGACTCATAGTAGATCTGTTTATACTGTTCGCTTGGAGGACATgcttcacacatacacagtagATCGCTAGTGTGCAGACAAGTGAGTCCAAAACCGCGGCCACAACAAATTGGCGTTACACGGACGTCCTCGGATGGCCCTCTGATGATAAAATGTACGTCGCGCAGACCCTGGCGTTTGCTACTCGCGGACACATAAAGTATCCTTTACTCCAGACCCAGCAATACCGGAGGCCAAGAAATCGTTCCGTTCCGAACAGGAAGGTTTTGAACGCGGGCACCGGACTAGTATACTGTAGTGTACTGAGATGTAATTATATTGTTatcagaattattttttttttacaacttccATAGTTGAAGCATTACCTTTAACTGATTAtagttaaatgattaaataagAACATGGGAACTGAAGAGTTTAAGTTGTTGTGAGTGTCAATAGTGAACACATCAGTCCTGTTTCATTACCTTGAGGCGAACTTCCCCGCCTCTAGGAGGtgccacctccacctcctccatcaccagaGGTTGCCCAGCCTCCCATGCTACTGCAGCTTTGCACCGGATCACCTGCAACACAACATCCCAGAGCTTCAGCTGGCCTCATGATAACAACTCTGTGGACATTTAACACATTCAGTCCCACGGTGTAAACAGTCTTgatttaaaggtctcatattatgctcatttccaggttcatagatgtatttaaatgttgcactagaacatttttacattctgcaatgttcaaaaaaacctttattcttctcatactgcagcctgagtctgcctgcctcagagcctaattcagcctctgtctgaaaacccctgatttagcgcttgtctcctcccactctgctctgtttggtcagcgtttctgtcaatcaaacgtcttCAACAACACAGTGTGACATCAAAAGAGAAGTTAAAGCTGCTCAGTGATTTTccacacccatttccggacaaacggagcaggagaaaaagagagaggatggtcttttatgatactatggtgacttgtagacacactggggacagatattgatgtttaaaagacatggaaaagtgcattttgcataacaGGTGACCTTTAAAAGGATGGAGGAAAACACATTGCAACTTTCTTTGGAATCAGAGTTAGTTCACCATCagttcttctactctgtttctCAACAGGCTGAATACAACAGACCCATAAACAACTGTCCTCAGAGCAaactttttaaccttttttcaCCCATTGTGCTGACATGTTGCAACAACAGGAAGCCTCAACAAAAGAGTCCTCCAAGAGACACACAAAACTCTCCAATGACTTCTCTTTTGTCTATTATACTGTAAATTGTGCAACAGAGTGCAAGAGGGTTTGTCTCTCTTTTACAGTTAAATTATAACTCGTGTTCTAAATAAATAGCCGATGCAACCCCACCCTCCATACCCGTCCTCTCGTACTGTACGCATTCCTTATGTTAACACAAACACTTGACTGAGCCGAGGGGAAGTCCTGGCAATCCT
Proteins encoded in this region:
- the LOC141752003 gene encoding alcohol dehydrogenase class-3 chain L; translation: MSIRMLNSMATAGKVIRCKAAVAWEAGQPLVMEEVEVAPPRGGEVRLKIVATGICHTDSYTLSGSDPEGVFPVVLGHEGAGIVESVGEGVTKFQPGDTVIPLYIPQCRECKFCKNPKTNLCQKIRLTQGKGLMPDGTSRFSCKGKSLFHFMGCSTFSEYTVVAEISLAKVDHRAPLDKVCLLGCGITTGYGAALNTAKVEAGSTCAVFGLGALGLAAIMGCKAAGAARIIGVDLNPDKFKTAREFGATDVVNPKDHSKPIQEVLVEMTDGGVDYSFECVGNVAIMRAALEACHKGWGTSVIIGVAAAGQEISTRPFQLVTGRTWRGTAFGGYKSVDSVPKLVEEYMNKKLKVDEFVTHTLPFVKITDGFDLMHAGKCIRVVLQF